The uncultured Eubacteriales bacterium region GTTGTCCATCCGCGTCAGGGCCTCGGCGATGTCCTTCATGCTGGTGGCATAGCAGCAGCGGATAAACCCCTCCCCCCCGGTACCGAAGGCGCTGCCGCTGATAACGGCCACCTTTTCCTCCAGGAGGAACCGCTCACAGAACTCGTCGGAGGAGAGGCCGGTGGACGTGATGTCGGGGAATACGTAGAAGGCCCCCTTGGGCTCGTAGCACTTCAGCCCGATGCGGATGAGGCCCTCCACCAGGTATCTGCGGCGGCCGTCGTACTCGTCGCGCATCTTCTCGATGTCCCGGTCGCCGTTGCGCATGGCCTCAATGGCCGCGTGCTGGCTGGTGGTGGGGGCTGACATGATACCGAACTGGTGCAGCTTGAGGAGCTGCTTGATCACCGGCGCGGGCGCGCAGAGGTAGCCCATACGCCAGCCCGTCATGGCGTGACTCTTGGAAAAACCGCCCACCAAAATGGTGCGCTCGTACATATCGGGGATATTGGCGATGGAGGTGTGGTGCATATCATAGGTAAGCTCGGCGTAGATCTCATCGGAGAGGACCATGATGTCGGTCCCCCGCAGGACCTCGGCGATGGCCTCCAGATCCTCCCGGCGCATGACGGCCCCGGTGGGGTTGTTGGGAAAGGGGAGTACCAGCGCCTTTGTGCGGGGGGTGATGGCGCCGCGCAGCTGCGCGGCGGTGAGGCGGAAGGAGTCCTCTGCCTTGGTCTCTACCAGAATGGGGGTGCCCCCGGCCATGGTTGCAAGGGGCCCGTAGCACACAAAGGAAGGCACCGGAATGATGACCTCGTCGCCGGGGTTGAGAAGGCAGCGGAGCGCAAGGTCGATGCCCTCGCTCCCGCCCACTGTAACGATGATCTGACTCGCAAAGTCGTAGTGCAGGTCAAACCGGCGGGCCTGATAGGCCGCGATCTCCCGGCGCAGCTCCGCAAGACCGGCGTTGGAGGTATAGCGGGTTTTCCCCTTCTCCAGGGAGTAAATGCCCGCGTCCCGGATGTGCCAGGGAGTGACGAAATCGGGCTCGCCCACACCCAGGGAGATGGCGTCCTTCATCTCCTCTAATATGTCAAAAAATTTACGAATACCGGAGGGCTGTACGCTCTGTATCTTCTCCGACAGTATATGCTCGTAATTCATACGAAAATGAACTCCCTTTCTCCCGGCGCCTGCTTTTCAAAGATCAGGTGCTTCTCTTTATATTTTTTAAGGATGAAATGGGTGGCGGTGGCGGTGACCCCCTCCAGAGGGGCAAGGCGGTCACTTACAAAGGTAGCCACCTCCCGCAGGCTGCGGCCGGAGATGATGACAGTGAAGTCGAAGGCGCCCGACATGAGGTAGAGGGATTCCACCTCCTCATACTGGTAGATGCGCTCGGCCACCCGGTCGAACCCCTCTTCCCGCTGAGGGGTGACCTTGACCTCGATGAGTGCCGTCACGTCCTCCCGGTTGGTGCTGTTCCAGTCCACGATTGCCTTGTACCCGAGGATGACCTTGTCCTCCTCGTACTGCTTAATAGCTCGTGCGACCTCCTCCACCGGCATGTCGGCCATTGCCGCCAGCTGCTCATGGGTGAGCGTGCAGTCCTCTTCCAGTAATTTCAATAGTTTTGTCATAAAAACGCCTCCTGTCCACATGATAAGTGTGATTTCCATTATAATGCGTAAACCTCCGCGGGGCAAGTGCAAATTGCGCGTTTTGACAATCCCCAAACCCACTGGGGGACTATGGTTTGGGGCATACGGAGGCGGGCGGGAACCTTTGTGTGTGATTGTGCGCATTTATTTCCTTCGTGCCCCGAAAAACTTTGTGCATTTTTTTATGGAAATTCGAAAATTAAAGTGCTATGATAACATCCTCGACATTTGAAGACCCTAAAATATGAACTATCTTCCTATGGGAGGCGACAAGGATATGGAATATGTCGACTTGGTCGGCAGAATCGTAGCGGCGGAGGAGACCGCCCAGGAGATCGCACGCGAGGCGCAGGAGAAACAGGCCAGTCTGGACAGCGACCTCAAGCGGGACGTGGAACAGCTCCATGAGGACTGCTTTGCCCGGGCCAAGCGCCGGGTCGCTCTGGTGGAGGAGACTGAGCGCTCCGCCGCCCAGGACAGTATGGCCGAATGGGACGCCAAGCTCTCCCGTGCCATGGCTGAGGTGGAACACGCCTACGCCAAGGGCAAGGACGCCTGGGTGGACCTGCTCTTCCACAAGATTGTGGGAGACTGACGTATGATTACCAGCTACATGAACTACGGCGCACTCTCGGCCAAGGTGCGCGCCATGTACGGCAAACGGCTGCGTGCCGCGGACTTTGAGCACATGGCCTCCCTAATCGACCCACAGGACGTGCTGGAGTACCTGCGTACCCAGCCCGGCTGGACCGCCGCCGTCACCGCCCTCTCGGCGGACCGAGGCTACGTGGGCCGGGTGGAGCTGGAAGAGGCCCTGCGCCGCCAGATCAGCCACGACTACGCGGGGCTCGCCCACTTCGTCCCCAAGATCGACAAGGTCGTCGTATCCTTCCCCGTGCGCCTGGCGGAGCTCTCCGAGATCATGACTGCTCTGCGCCGTATCAAGTCGGGCGTTGGGAAGGAGCCCCCTGAAACCGAGCGAGAATCCGCACTGAAGATCGACCGCGCCGCCATGCGCGCCTGCACCGATTATACCGGGCTGGTTAACGCGGCCAAGGGCAGCATCTACTATGCCCCCCTTACCCTTCTCCGGCCCGACCAGTCCGGCGGTCTGCCTGACTACCCTATGGCCGAGGCCGTCCTCCAGAGCGCTTATTTCTCCCACCTCTACAAGGCCGTGCATCAGAGCTATGCGGGGGAAACCAAGCGAGTCCTCCTTCGGGCCTTCGGTGAGCAGGTGGACCTTTTGAACCTGATCCACCTTTTGCGCATTAAGACCTATTTCCCCGGTGAGGTAGAATTTCTCTCCACCCTCTTCCCCTTCAGCTACAAACTGGGAGCGGACAAGATGAAGGCCCTTTCTTCCTCCGCCAATGTAGAGGATGTCTTTTCCCTCCTGGCGGACACGCCCTACGCCAAGGCTTTTGAAGACCTGCCACATACCGCCGCAGCCGTGGAGGGATATTACCGCCGGGCCCTCTACCAGTTCAACAAGCGCCAGCTCACAGCTGGGGAGCCCTCGGTATACACCGCCGTGGCCTACCTCAACTTAAAAGAGCTGGAGCTCCAGGCCCTGGTCAACCTCATTGAGTGCGTGAAGTACGGCGTTCCCTACGATGACGCCTTCTCCCGTCTGACCGGCGGCTGATCCCCATACCCCGAGAGACATAACAACTCATGTCCGCCACACATATCTGACAAAGAGGAGATGATCACGTGTCAGTCATCCCGATGAAACTATTCACCATCGCGGGGCCTCTGACCCAATTCGACGTCGTCGTCCGCTCCTGTATCGTCAACCAGGAGTTCCACCCGGAGAACGCCATGCAGTTCATGAAGGGAATTCGCGGCCTGCGCCCCTTCGACCCCTCCAACCCCTACACAGCCCTCCTCCGCAGAGCTGAGCAGGTGGCTGACCAGGTGGGGATTCCGCTGGAGTATTCCTCCTTTGGCGATGAAGAGCGCACTCCCCAGGCGTTGGGCGAGTATTTCGATACGCTGGAGCAGCAGGTACGGGACCTCACGGCTCGCCGGGAACGGCAGCTCCAGACCGCCTCCAACTACCGCAACTACGTCTCACAGCTGGAGAATCTTAAGGGCGTCACCTCCAACCTTGAGTCCCTATGGCATATGGATTGGTCCCGGTTCCGGTACGGCTACCTGCCCCGGGAGACCTACGACAGTTTCCACCATAGCCTGGAGGACGCCGACGACTTCCTCTTCTTCCCCACCAATGTGGAGAACAAGGTGGTCTACGCCGTCTACTTCACCACCAAGGCTCAGCACGACAAGGTGGATCGGCTCTTTAACTCCCTCCACTTCTCCCGCATCCATGTGGACGCCCAGGCCCATGGCTCCGCCGACGAGGCCATGGCTGACATGGCCCGTATGGCGGGCGAGGCCGAAACTGACGCAGACGAAGCCGAGCGCACGCTCCAGGCCCTCCGCTCCGCCGAGCACGACAAGCTGCTCTCGTCCTACTCTTACCTCCGCTACACCAACGACTCCTACGACCTGCGCCGCTTTGCAGCCCACTCGAAGGAGACTTTCTACCTCATGGGCTGGGTGCCGGAGACTGCGGCCGACACTGTGAAGAGGCGCCTGGCCGACTTCCCGGAGCTCTCCTGCGTGGTAGACAACGCCACCGACGCCCCCGGGGCAAAGCCCCCCACCAAGCTCAAAAACTCCTTCCTGGGCCGGACCTTCCAGCCCTTCCTGGAGATGTACGGCCTGCCCGCCTATAACGAGCTGGACCCCTCCATCTTCATGGCACTCACCTACTGCCTCTTCTTCGGCGTCATGTTCGGAGACGTGGGTCAGGGCTTGTGCCTCGCTCTCATCGGCATCGTCCTCGCCAAGTGGAAGAAGATGTGGCTTGGCAACATTATTGCCTGCTGCGGCCTCGCCGGCGCAGTGTTCGGCTGCGTGTACGGCAGCGTCTTTGGCCTTGAAGAGCTGCTCCCCGGCTTTAAGATCCTGGCTGAGGCGGAGCACTACGCCATCCCGGGCGTGAGCAACGTTCTGGTCCTCCTGGTCGCCTCCATCGCCGTGGGTGTGGTCATGCTGGCCTTTGTTATGCTCCTCAACGTCATTAACGGCGTCCGCCAGCACAACTTTGAGAAGATCTTCTTCGGCCAGAACGGCCTCGCGGGCATGGTGTTCTACATCGGCCTCATCGTCGCCGCCCTGTGCACCCTCTTCTTTGGCGTAAATCTCTTTGTCCCTGCTTACGTCCTGCCCGTGCTGGTCCTCCCCCTCGCCCTTATCCTCCTGAAGGAACCCCTTTCCCTCATGCTGGAGGGGAGCGACGAGTGGAAGGAGATCAAGATCGGTGCCCTCCTCTCCACCGGTTTCTTTGAGCTCTTTGAAACCCTGCTGAGCTACCTCACCAACACCCTCTCCTTCATGCGTGTGGGCGCTTACGCCATTACTCACGTGGGCCTCATGCTGGTGGTTCAGATGCTGGCCGGTATGGCCGGCGGTATGGGCAGCGTGGGCGGCATTATCGCCATGGTGGCGGGCAACATCTTTGTCATGGGCTTTGAAGGCCTGCTGGTTGGCATCCAGGTCCTGCGTCTCGAGTTCTACGAGCTGTTCGGCCGTTTCTACGACGACGGCGGCATCCCCTTCGTCCCCAAGGTCATCGACTACACCACCCGCGCCGCCTGATTTTCATCGTTCTCCCAACCCTCGGGCCCGGCATGAACGTCATGCCGCCCTCAATTATGGAGGTTTTATTATGAAATTTCTCGTCCTATTTGTCGCCACACTGGCCATGCTTTCCCCCCTCTTCCTCGCGGGCATCCGTAAGTATACCGGTAAGAAGGCCAAGCGCGCCCTGGTCACCAACATTGTCTCCTTCTGCTCCCTCTTCGTGATCGCCACGATCCTGGGCTTTGGTGGCAGCGCCGGCGCCGCCGACCTCACCGTTGAGGCCGCCACCGCCTCCGCCAACGGCCTGATGATGGGCATGAAGTATATCGGCGCTGCCCTGGCCGTGGGCCTGAGCGGCATCGGCGGCGGTCTGGCTGTGGCCTCCTCCGCCTCCGCCGCTCTGGGCGCCATCAGCGAGAACGACAAGGCCTTCGGTAAGGCCCTGATCTTCGTCGGCCTTGCCGAGGGTGTCGCCCTGTACGGCCTGATCGTCGCCCTGCTCCTGCTGTTCACCTAAGTCGCGGGTGGCTCGGGCATTTCCTGGGGGAAATGCGGGTATTACGGCCGCGCCTTCCGGGGGAAACCAGTCCCCCCTAGATACGAGCCGGGATAAATCCCGGTTCGATACCCCCTCCGCTCTCCGAGGGGGACGCAGGAATTAAGAGGTAACTACCATGAAGTATTTTGTCATCACCGACAGCACCGACACCCAGACCGGCCTGCGCCTCGCGGGGATCGACGGCGTAGTGGTCCGCGAGGAGGACGCTGCCCGCGACGCGGTGCGCGACGCTCTGGCAGACCCCTCCATCGGCGTGCTACTGGTTACCGAGGGTCTGGCCGCTCTCTGCTCCGACCTGCTCGCCCCCGTGAAAATGAGCAGCCACACTCCCCTCGTGGTGGAGATCCCCGACCGCCACAGCCAGGGCCGTGCTCCCGATTCTATTACTCGTTATATCCGTGAGGCCATCGGCGTCAAACTGTAAGCACAGGGTTCCCCCTGCCCTCGTTGCGCCGAGCGCGCGGAGCTAGGCGGAATTCACTTCCGCTCAGCGATAAATTGAAATCGAAGGGGGGTCCCCACGAAATCATAGATTTCGTGGGGGAGTTCGCCCCGTTTTATAGGGAGGTTATCCCCAAATGTCCGACCTGAATACTAAAATTGACCGTTTTGCCGCCGCCATCGTGGCCGAGGCGACCGCGGACACTGACCGCGCGCTGGCCGAGCTGTCCCAGCGCCGCTCCGCCGCCTACTCCGCTGCCGAGGACCGGGTCCTTGGCGACGTGTACCGCTACATTCATGCGGAGGTGGCCCGAGTCAAGACCGAGGCGGGCCGCCAGGTCTCCCGCCATATGCTGGAGAACAAGCGCACCCTCTACCTCCGCCGGGAGGAGATCGCGGCCGAGGTCTGCGGCGAGGTCCGCGCCCGTCTGGCGGCCTACACCGCCTCTCCCGACTACCCCCGGCGCATGGCCACCCTCTATGCCGACGCGCTGGCCGTCCTAGCCGGTGCCGACGAGGTGCGCCTTTTTCTCCGCCCCGCCGACGCGGCTCTGGCCGCCGCCCTCACCGCATCCCACCCCCAGGTGAAGGCTCAGGTTCTGGAGGGGGACTTCCTCCTGGGCGGACTGATCGCCGACGCGCCCGCCCTGGGCAAACGGGTGGACGCCACCTTTGACAGCTCCATGGAGGAACTGTCCGGCCACTTCGCGGAGCTCTTCGGGCTCTCGCTGTCTGGTGAGATGGACGAAGGAGGAGAGCGCGCATGAGCGAATACCGCATCAAAGGGGTCAACGGCCCCGTGGTCACCGTCACCGGCGGCTCCGGCCTCGCCATGATGGACATGGTCTATGTGGGGGACGAACACCTCATCGGCGAGGTGGTGGGCGTCCGCGGCACAGTCACCACCATCCAGGTCTATGAGGACACCGCAGGCGTCGCCCCCGGCCAGACCGTGATCTCCAAGGAGGCCCCTATGTCCCTCAAGTTGGGCCCCGGCCTGCTCACTAATATCTTCGACGGCATCGCCCGTCCCCTCACCGTCATTCAGGATAAGAGCGGCCCCTTCATCGCCCGCGGCATCAACATCTCCTCCCTGGACGAGGAGAAACTCTGGGACGCCACCATCACCCTCAAACTGGGCGACGCTGTCCGCCCCGGCACCCTTTACGCCGAGTGCCAGGAGACTACCCTCATCAAGCACCGCTGCATTACCCCCGTCGGGGTGAGCGGGACCGTCACCAAGATCCTGCCCAGCGGCTCTTATAATGTAAACGAGGTCCTTGCCGAGGTCACTGAGCCGAACGGCAGGGTCCACCAGCTCCGACTCTCCCAGGACTGCCGTATCCGCAGTCCCCGCCCGATGGCAAAGCGCCTGCCCATCGACCGGCCTCTCATCACCGGCCAGCGCATCATCGACACGCTCTTCCCCATCGGCAAGGGCGGCGCGGCCGCCATCCCCGGCCCCTTCGGGGCGGGAAAGACCATGACCCAGCACCAGCTCGCCAAGTGGTCGGACGCCGACATCATCGTCTACCTCGGCTGCGGTGAACGCGGCAACGAGATGACTCAGGCCTTGGAGGAGTTCTCCGAGCTCCTGGACCCCAAGAGCCAGCAACCCCTGATGAACCGCACCATCCTCATCGCCAACACCTCCAACATGCCGGTCTCCGCCCGTGAGGCGTCAGTCTACACCGGTATGACCATCGCCGAGTACTACAGGGACATGGGCTATCATGTGGCTCTCATGGCCGACTCCACATCCCGCTGGGCCGAGGCCCTGCGCGAGATCTCGGGCCGTCTGGAGGAGATGCCCGCCGAGGAGGGTTTCCCCGCCTACCTCGCCTCCCGCCTGGCTGAGTTCTACGAGCGCGCCGGTTACGTGGAGACTTTGGAGGGCAAGGAGGGCAGCGTCACCGTCATCGGCGCCGTCTCCCCTCAGGGCGGCGACTTCTCCGAGCCCGTGACCCAGAACACCAAGCGGTTCGTCCGCACCTTCTGGGGCCTGGACCGGAGCCTCGCCTACGCGCGCCACTTCCCCTCTATCAACTGGCTCACCTCCTACTCGGAGTACGCCGCCGATCTCAAGCCCTGGTATGACAAGAACGTGGGCACCAGTTTCGTCCCCTGCCGCATCCGCATCGCCAATCTCCTTCAGGAGGAATCCTCTCTG contains the following coding sequences:
- the atpA gene encoding V-type ATP synthase alpha chain 2, whose product is MSEYRIKGVNGPVVTVTGGSGLAMMDMVYVGDEHLIGEVVGVRGTVTTIQVYEDTAGVAPGQTVISKEAPMSLKLGPGLLTNIFDGIARPLTVIQDKSGPFIARGINISSLDEEKLWDATITLKLGDAVRPGTLYAECQETTLIKHRCITPVGVSGTVTKILPSGSYNVNEVLAEVTEPNGRVHQLRLSQDCRIRSPRPMAKRLPIDRPLITGQRIIDTLFPIGKGGAAAIPGPFGAGKTMTQHQLAKWSDADIIVYLGCGERGNEMTQALEEFSELLDPKSQQPLMNRTILIANTSNMPVSAREASVYTGMTIAEYYRDMGYHVALMADSTSRWAEALREISGRLEEMPAEEGFPAYLASRLAEFYERAGYVETLEGKEGSVTVIGAVSPQGGDFSEPVTQNTKRFVRTFWGLDRSLAYARHFPSINWLTSYSEYAADLKPWYDKNVGTSFVPCRIRIANLLQEESSLMEIVKLIGSDVLPEDQKLVIEVARLIRVGFLQQNAYHAIDTYVPLEKQLKMMELILRLYDGAKAQIGRSIPLSQLKATGIFDELVRLKYEVPNDQLEKFTEYERKVDDALAQVDKANR
- a CDS encoding V-type ATPase 116kDa subunit family protein, yielding MSVIPMKLFTIAGPLTQFDVVVRSCIVNQEFHPENAMQFMKGIRGLRPFDPSNPYTALLRRAEQVADQVGIPLEYSSFGDEERTPQALGEYFDTLEQQVRDLTARRERQLQTASNYRNYVSQLENLKGVTSNLESLWHMDWSRFRYGYLPRETYDSFHHSLEDADDFLFFPTNVENKVVYAVYFTTKAQHDKVDRLFNSLHFSRIHVDAQAHGSADEAMADMARMAGEAETDADEAERTLQALRSAEHDKLLSSYSYLRYTNDSYDLRRFAAHSKETFYLMGWVPETAADTVKRRLADFPELSCVVDNATDAPGAKPPTKLKNSFLGRTFQPFLEMYGLPAYNELDPSIFMALTYCLFFGVMFGDVGQGLCLALIGIVLAKWKKMWLGNIIACCGLAGAVFGCVYGSVFGLEELLPGFKILAEAEHYAIPGVSNVLVLLVASIAVGVVMLAFVMLLNVINGVRQHNFEKIFFGQNGLAGMVFYIGLIVAALCTLFFGVNLFVPAYVLPVLVLPLALILLKEPLSLMLEGSDEWKEIKIGALLSTGFFELFETLLSYLTNTLSFMRVGAYAITHVGLMLVVQMLAGMAGGMGSVGGIIAMVAGNIFVMGFEGLLVGIQVLRLEFYELFGRFYDDGGIPFVPKVIDYTTRAA
- a CDS encoding putative ATP synthase, subunit C (Evidence 3 : Function proposed based on presence of conserved amino acid motif, structural feature or limited homology), with product MITSYMNYGALSAKVRAMYGKRLRAADFEHMASLIDPQDVLEYLRTQPGWTAAVTALSADRGYVGRVELEEALRRQISHDYAGLAHFVPKIDKVVVSFPVRLAELSEIMTALRRIKSGVGKEPPETERESALKIDRAAMRACTDYTGLVNAAKGSIYYAPLTLLRPDQSGGLPDYPMAEAVLQSAYFSHLYKAVHQSYAGETKRVLLRAFGEQVDLLNLIHLLRIKTYFPGEVEFLSTLFPFSYKLGADKMKALSSSANVEDVFSLLADTPYAKAFEDLPHTAAAVEGYYRRALYQFNKRQLTAGEPSVYTAVAYLNLKELELQALVNLIECVKYGVPYDDAFSRLTGG
- the yugH gene encoding putative aminotransferase YugH (Evidence 3 : Function proposed based on presence of conserved amino acid motif, structural feature or limited homology), with amino-acid sequence MNYEHILSEKIQSVQPSGIRKFFDILEEMKDAISLGVGEPDFVTPWHIRDAGIYSLEKGKTRYTSNAGLAELRREIAAYQARRFDLHYDFASQIIVTVGGSEGIDLALRCLLNPGDEVIIPVPSFVCYGPLATMAGGTPILVETKAEDSFRLTAAQLRGAITPRTKALVLPFPNNPTGAVMRREDLEAIAEVLRGTDIMVLSDEIYAELTYDMHHTSIANIPDMYERTILVGGFSKSHAMTGWRMGYLCAPAPVIKQLLKLHQFGIMSAPTTSQHAAIEAMRNGDRDIEKMRDEYDGRRRYLVEGLIRIGLKCYEPKGAFYVFPDITSTGLSSDEFCERFLLEEKVAVISGSAFGTGGEGFIRCCYATSMKDIAEALTRMDNFLTNLRKKQGRGED
- a CDS encoding conserved hypothetical protein (Evidence 4 : Homologs of previously reported genes of unknown function) codes for the protein MEYVDLVGRIVAAEETAQEIAREAQEKQASLDSDLKRDVEQLHEDCFARAKRRVALVEETERSAAQDSMAEWDAKLSRAMAEVEHAYAKGKDAWVDLLFHKIVGD
- the yugG gene encoding Uncharacterized HTH-type transcriptional regulator YugG; protein product: MTKLLKLLEEDCTLTHEQLAAMADMPVEEVARAIKQYEEDKVILGYKAIVDWNSTNREDVTALIEVKVTPQREEGFDRVAERIYQYEEVESLYLMSGAFDFTVIISGRSLREVATFVSDRLAPLEGVTATATHFILKKYKEKHLIFEKQAPGEREFIFV
- a CDS encoding conserved hypothetical protein (Evidence 4 : Homologs of previously reported genes of unknown function), with translation MSDLNTKIDRFAAAIVAEATADTDRALAELSQRRSAAYSAAEDRVLGDVYRYIHAEVARVKTEAGRQVSRHMLENKRTLYLRREEIAAEVCGEVRARLAAYTASPDYPRRMATLYADALAVLAGADEVRLFLRPADAALAAALTASHPQVKAQVLEGDFLLGGLIADAPALGKRVDATFDSSMEELSGHFAELFGLSLSGEMDEGGERA
- a CDS encoding ATP synthase, subunit F, producing MKYFVITDSTDTQTGLRLAGIDGVVVREEDAARDAVRDALADPSIGVLLVTEGLAALCSDLLAPVKMSSHTPLVVEIPDRHSQGRAPDSITRYIREAIGVKL
- a CDS encoding ATP synthase subunit C produces the protein MKFLVLFVATLAMLSPLFLAGIRKYTGKKAKRALVTNIVSFCSLFVIATILGFGGSAGAADLTVEAATASANGLMMGMKYIGAALAVGLSGIGGGLAVASSASAALGAISENDKAFGKALIFVGLAEGVALYGLIVALLLLFT